The Photobacterium sp. TY1-4 DNA window TCTGGGAAACAGCCAATTGGTGGCAAATCTCGCCCCCAAAGAGATACGAAGCTGATCTGTGGTCCGGGAAGCCTGACGCGCCTGACCAAGCGCCCGCTGCAAACCATCGAGAGACGCTGTCACCGAACGGAGCATAATCTCCCCCGCAGGCGTTAAAGCAATCGTGCGGCTGGTTCGGTGAAACAGTTTCAGTGCCAGTTGCGTTTCAATTTCCTTGATTTGATAACTGACAGCCGCAGGCGTCAGGCCCACTTCATCCGCCGCTTTGGTGAAATTCAAATGGCGGCCAGCCGCTTCAAAGGTCCTCAAGGCGCGGGTGGCAGGCAGGTTTTTATAAGTCATTTATTTACAAGCCGATTTTAATAAACCATCAAGTAATACTCGTTTCACGGAAAGTCGTCAATCCGTCAAAATCAGCCTCATCCCAGTACACCACGCTACGGCATCTCTTTCACACAATCATCTGGAGTGATTATGTCATCAGAATGGAAACCCCTCACCCTGCTCAATGGCCGGGCGGCCACCAGCGACGATCTGGCACCACTGGCCTTTGCCGGGCACGCGCACTTTACGGCAATGCAAGTTCGGGATCATCAAATCCGCGGGCTGGATTTACACCTGGCGAGGTTACGCACCGCTTCACTGGCCCTGTACGGCCAGGCGATATCCGTCGAACAAGTGCTCACGCAGTTACGTCAGGCATGCGCCTTAAACCCGGCCCACTTTTCACTGATGGCTTATGTCTACTCCGCCAGCGGTGAATTCACCCCGGCGGAAAACAACGCCCAACTCTCTTTGTTGCTCCGAACGGCTCCGCCACACAATGGTCCTCAGGGCCCATTAGCGCTGAAATCCTTCGAATATGAGCGCATCCTGCCGCAATTCAAGCATGTTGGCGAAATTGGAAAAACCTACTGGATGCGTCAGGCGGTCGCTGACGGGTTTGATGATGCTGTCTTTATCGATCGCTTGGGTCGCTACAGTGAGGCGTCCATCTGGAATCTGGCTTTTTGGGATGGTGAAGCAGTAATCTGGCCGCAAGCGCCGGTCCTACCGGGCACGACTCTGGGAATTGTTCGTCGGCAGCTTGATAAGCTTGGTATGCCTCAGCGCGAGCAAAAACTCACCCAAACGGACATTGCTCATTTCAAAGGTGCCGTTGTGATGAACTCCTGGACGCCTGCGGTCCCGGTCCGCCAGATTGATACGGTGTCTTTGCCCATATCCGAGCCATTTCTCAGTATTTTGCATCAGGCCTACCGAAATGAACCACTGATCGCACCATAACCCAGCTTTGCGTATCACGTGCCCCCACAATGTTGAGGGCACGTGATCCATCGGTTGATGCCTGTGATCAGGCCTGCATTCATGCTGTCCCGGTGATGATTTAAGTTAGATTGAAGGCTTAGCTTGGTAGCCTGAAAACTCAGCCCGCAACATCCCCACTTGATGCTGGCTATAGACCTTGATCCCGTGGGCTTCCAGCAAAGCGGCTGTGACGCCTTTTCCGGTAATCTTCTGGCCGTTAAAATGACCATCATAAATGGTGTTTCGACCGCAGGAAGGGCTGGACTCGGTTAACACGGCATAGCGAATACCCGCCTGACGGCATTTCTCAAGTGCCAGTTGGGCCCCGGCCATAAACGCCTGGGTAACATCGGCACCATCATCCGCCATCACCTTGGCTTTCCCCAACATCACATCTTCGCCGACACCATGCCGAATTTCCGCTGGCGCTCGCGGGGTCGGCAGCCCGGCAGATACCTCCGGACAGAACGAAACAATATGCTGGGTGCGAAGCAACCACGCAAAGTCATCTCCTTCAGCCTTTAAATCACTGCCGTTATAACGAACCCTGCTCCCTAACAAACAGGCGCTGACTAATATTTTTTCCACCCTTCCCACTTACTTCTCCAGTCTCGATCCGTTTTAGAAAAATGTCCCATTCACCCTGGTTAGAATCTCGCGCGGATCTTCTCAACAAAGCGCTCCACTTGGTCGGTTGATGCTTTTTCACTTTGATACAGTGACAGCATCTGAAACCGGCTCTGTTTGGCACACGCGCCAAGCAATGCAATTTTCAGGACCCGCTTCACCGGCTGCCACAAGACAAAGCGGTCAACCCACCACGGCGAGCCTAAGGTAGTAATCACTTTCACTTCCCGCAAATTCTCCAGCGCCGGGGTGATTGCCCCCAGATCAGACGCATGGTGATAGGCATGTCCCGGCGCCCAGACCCGGTCGAACCACCCCTTCAAAATGGCCGGGAAACCGAACCACCAGGTCGGGAAGATCAGGACCAAGGATTCGGCACTTTTCAGCTGATTGATTTCCTCCGCCAGCCGCTGGGCATCGAACTGCTCTTGATAGTAGCTTTGCCGTTCCTGAGGGGTTAACACCGGATCAAAAGCTTCCTGATAAAGGTCCTTCACCGTGACCGCGTAACCTTTATCTCTCAGATGTGTGATGGTTTGCTCCGAAAGATAACGACACAGACTGTTTTCCAGCGGGTGTGCCCGCACAACCAAACATTTCACCATCATTTCCTTATTGAGTATTGGTGCCAAGATTATGCGCTATGATTCATAACCCCAAGATCGATTACACACCTATCGATGACGACTAAGCCTTGCCAGATGGTAGACACTGGCGTATTCACCATTTTTGAAGGCATAGTCTTTGGATTCACCTTCAACCACGAATCCAAACTTTTCATACAACGCCATCGCCGGATGATTGTCCGTAAACACCGTAATTTCAATCCGCCGGACATTGAGCCAGTTATCGGTCAGATCCAACATCGCGGCCAGCAAGGCACTGCCAACCCCCTTGCCCTGAAAATCATCCCGCACACCAACCCCAAAGGTTCCCGCATGTCTGCGCCGGGGATTTTGATACAATTCAAAGCTGAGGTTACCCACCACCCGGCCCTCATACTCCGCCACAAAACTGTAAATATTGTCCGGGATCTGTTCCATCCGGGACTGCCAGCGTGACTGTGATGGATACGGCAACATCAAGGTTCCCGAATACGCCTCTAACCCGGCGTAAATTTCTTGAATCGCCTGAGCATCTTTCGGCTCACTATGGCGCACGGTGATCTCAGCCATGACTTCCCTTTTCGTAAACGTCTTTCATTCTTCTCTGACACAACCACGTGTGCGACGGCTTCATTGCTGCATCGCCAACAGTTACATGACAACGGCTTCGATCTTATTGCCGTCCAGATCGCGAACATAGGCCGCGTAATAGGTCGATCCATATGCCGGACGCAAGCCCGGCTCACCTTCACATTGCGCCCCCTGTGCGAGAGCAACGCGATAAAACGCATCGACGGCAACTTGATCCGGCGCCTGAAAAGCAACATGAGCGCCATTCCCGGCCGATGCCTGATGCTCACAGGGACTCCCGACCCAAAACTCAAACTGCTCGCCATAGGCAGCTGCGACATTGTCGATCAAATGCGTCCGTTTGATCGATAAGGCGCCCAGCACCGCGTCATAAAACTGAACTGCCGCACGAACATCAGCGGTCCCGATTGATACATGATGAATCATCATCAACACTCCTTAAATCACGACTCTCAATAGGATCGTTAACCGAAAACCACGCCGGCTTGTTTGTCACCAAAACACCAGCCTCAGCATGAGCTGCGCTGTATTACTGAAGCTGAGGCTGCGGTTTGCGTCGCCCGGACACATAAAACGTCACAATCGTCGCGGCAGTCAGCAGGCCGCTGCCCATCAGCAGCACATCCACCGAATAGTACTCCACGACAATCGCTGACAACGCACGCGAGAGTGGAATCGCCCCGACGACTGAGAGCATCACCATCGACAAGGTCATGCCCAGAATATG harbors:
- a CDS encoding GNAT family N-acetyltransferase encodes the protein MAEITVRHSEPKDAQAIQEIYAGLEAYSGTLMLPYPSQSRWQSRMEQIPDNIYSFVAEYEGRVVGNLSFELYQNPRRRHAGTFGVGVRDDFQGKGVGSALLAAMLDLTDNWLNVRRIEITVFTDNHPAMALYEKFGFVVEGESKDYAFKNGEYASVYHLARLSRHR
- a CDS encoding aminotransferase class IV family protein, with translation MSSEWKPLTLLNGRAATSDDLAPLAFAGHAHFTAMQVRDHQIRGLDLHLARLRTASLALYGQAISVEQVLTQLRQACALNPAHFSLMAYVYSASGEFTPAENNAQLSLLLRTAPPHNGPQGPLALKSFEYERILPQFKHVGEIGKTYWMRQAVADGFDDAVFIDRLGRYSEASIWNLAFWDGEAVIWPQAPVLPGTTLGIVRRQLDKLGMPQREQKLTQTDIAHFKGAVVMNSWTPAVPVRQIDTVSLPISEPFLSILHQAYRNEPLIAP
- a CDS encoding VOC family protein; this encodes MMIHHVSIGTADVRAAVQFYDAVLGALSIKRTHLIDNVAAAYGEQFEFWVGSPCEHQASAGNGAHVAFQAPDQVAVDAFYRVALAQGAQCEGEPGLRPAYGSTYYAAYVRDLDGNKIEAVVM
- a CDS encoding NAD(P)H-dependent oxidoreductase, whose product is MKCLVVRAHPLENSLCRYLSEQTITHLRDKGYAVTVKDLYQEAFDPVLTPQERQSYYQEQFDAQRLAEEINQLKSAESLVLIFPTWWFGFPAILKGWFDRVWAPGHAYHHASDLGAITPALENLREVKVITTLGSPWWVDRFVLWQPVKRVLKIALLGACAKQSRFQMLSLYQSEKASTDQVERFVEKIRARF
- a CDS encoding DUF523 domain-containing protein, which translates into the protein MEKILVSACLLGSRVRYNGSDLKAEGDDFAWLLRTQHIVSFCPEVSAGLPTPRAPAEIRHGVGEDVMLGKAKVMADDGADVTQAFMAGAQLALEKCRQAGIRYAVLTESSPSCGRNTIYDGHFNGQKITGKGVTAALLEAHGIKVYSQHQVGMLRAEFSGYQAKPSI